In Zootoca vivipara chromosome 15, rZooViv1.1, whole genome shotgun sequence, the genomic window CTAACTAGTGTCTTTGCATGACATCAGCCTCCTTGCCCACCCCCTATTGGCAAACAACAGAAACCTGTCAGACAGGAAGCTAGCATAGAAGCTCCACCCTACCCAGTGCACTGCTTCTGGTGTAGACAATGCCAACCAATATGTGTCAATGATCTCTGACTAAGAATAAAGCAGCTTCCCAAGCCCCCTGTACACACAGAGATGGACCACAGCCTCAGTGAATAAGTGGGGCATGTGCTGTTGTACTTACACCCACAATTTTATTTATGAAAGGTTTTTAAATGAATGTACTGGGGAAACAATTTTGACTATTTTTCTTTAGATTACAGCAGAATGCATGACACATCAAGGAGTAATAGCAAGATCACTCTGAATACGTATGAAGAAATTTATGATTTGCCAGAAACATCCGTTTAATGAAAGAacactgcatcaggccaatggcccattccaagtccagcatcctgttctcagagtcgccaatcagatgccccaataGGAACCCCATGGAGCCGCACATTGGACTATATAAGACTATCTAGACTCCTAGCATAATGACAGGCGTGTGGGCAGGAAAGACTTGTTACTGCTGCTATTCCTCACACAGCCCAGCTTTCACTTCCAGAGGTTGGCTGGAGTGGTTTCTTGTGGAAATAATAGGCATCACTGTTGACAGAAAAGCAAAGTTCTGGAAGGGGAAATACGGGAAACAACATGGAAAAGAAGGAGCAACTGGTCCAAATGGTATGGTGAAATAAGATTTTGAGATAGCCCACTTGTGTGAAGGTCCAGCAGCATAAGTTCAAGGAATGATTATTCGGTTGGGCCTCTGCACGCCAAATGGTAATATATTCCATGGACTGAAGGCATTTAAATATTTGGTTAGGATGCCACAAATGTTGCTTCTGTACTTTGACCAACCTCGTAGCTGGAAACAAAGTGCCTTTTCACAACTGCTGGCCCTCCATCTCCAAAACCAACAACGAACTTTTCAAAACTCTGCTTTGAAAGTGTGCCAAATGAAACCTCaggtctataaatattttaaagatagctctttttaatgttttcttaaagCTTGGCAATATGTGATACAGAATCTCTCTTTTGCCTTTTTGAAgggtgctgtttgtttgttttacttcctATGAAGCCTTGAGACTGTTGGTTGTACTATGGGCAGGGGCGGGCAAACATCAGACTTATGGGATCTACTGCTATTTTTACTAGAGTCCCTTGGGATCTATTGTCTGTTTTTTATTCTTTGAGATCCACTAACTAGAACCGGGTGCAAAAGACATATGCTTAAAAGAATACTGAACTTAGAAGCTTTTTTAGGTCAGCAGAATGGAACAGAGTTAtacatgaaaacccactcttggTTACCTCTATGctctcttcatttcagcagtataaATTAAGGGCGGTGCAGGGAgtcattttgttgctgctattgttgCTGGGAGTTGGAAATCCTTGTCAATCTACTGCAAATGGCCCTGAGATGTACTAGTAGATCGCTATCTACCTTCTTCCATCCACCTCTCTACTAGGAAACAATGAAGAAATTAtgacacacaaaatgcatttcagATTTGAAGTGAAACCACAGTATGAAATCTTCAGCACTAACTATTCTGAGAGTGGTTATTCTCTCAGACCCTTCCTGTGCTCACCTGGGTACCTGCTTGCCCGGGTGCCAGAAGACAGTACTGCAGAGGGAATGGATGAGAGGAGCCACCTCACCTCCTAACTTTAATGGGAGATTCAAAAAGGTGGCCAATCTTATCCTGTGAAAGGAAGATGAGCACATATCCAAAGGGAATAATTTATATGTGTTTATGGtgtatatgtacagtatttatatccAGTCATTCCTGCATAATGTGCCTTAATCCTCATGGATACTTACTGAAGAatgttcttgtttttatgttgtgaaattATGAATGATGGTTTGCATGCTAACAAGACgtgtatgcacacatacacagagtcACTGGTGCAGCAATAGCCCACCATATTTTTCTGAAGACTATTCTAAAGGCATGTCTTTATGGCTGTTGTACCCTTTTGGTTCCCAATCAGCACTTTAGAGCCAAATGGCCATATGAGATAAGTCTTCCAAAGAACAAAATGAGGGAAAAGATAGAAACTATAATATGGTACCACTGTTATGCTGAATGTTATGacctttatttaaatatttgttgttattcaatgtttttaagaaaaagataTTTATTGTGAATAAGAGAAATAAAATGGATACTTTTATAAACATTTGATTCTCAATCGTGTTTTGTTTAGTTGTTCCACAAATTACATTAGCACCAATAAATAGCAATCAAAGAACAACGGGAGCATGGCATAGGCTATGAAATGAATCCctcccaatggactagaatgtggtatATACCTCCCTTTAAGTCCATATCAGTCAAAAGAAGGGAATTCACTCAGAAactcatctacaggtggtacttaacaccacgGAAACTGGCACTGATATGCCAACATCACTAAGATGTTTGCGaggctgcacctccacaggcacatacctccacatgtggtgggaatgccctaaaATCCAAGCCTTCTGGACCGCAGGCattagaactcaccccagaactggctctactgaacatcttccaagatcataatgaccattcacattatacagagcttataacccacctactcttaGCAGCTAGAAGCCTCATAGCTAGACACTGGAGAGAACTGTCAGGAGTAAACAAGGATGAATACACTGATGAATACATGGgaacaaatagaagaggacgccttcaccacagtatggctcccctttatcacatacacagcccaaataTATAAGCACAGAAGGTACCATGGAACCAGTTCATTGTGCCCTCGGGCCCCCATTTTTATTTCTCACAATGCCCCCTCAATGGCATTGCTATAGGACATTATGAGAAATGTAAACAAAAGCTCCAAACTGTCCACTGCTAATTCTGCTGTTGTTGCTTGATGTTACCACCACTGCCAGGTATGAACttattattacggtcacagaccagttccagcccacataCAGTATCAAGGAAATCATAAAACACAATAGGGATACAAGGGACAATACAGATATAACAacaattataaaaatatataaattaaaacttagttactAAAATGCAACCTAAAATTATCTTTTAAGGGCTTAATCATTATGATAGCATCACTTGTTCCCTGCGTTTTATGGCAgtcacacagaatttggctactcTTAACGTGATCTCAGGATCCTTGTCCTCTACCAGGGATTTTAGACATTGAAGTTCGGATTCATTTGAAGATTTTTGCAAAGCGGGGGTAATGAATACCGAACGCATATCCCCACAAAAATGGCAACGTAACCAGGCATGGGAGACAGTTTCTACCTCCATCAAGCCGCAGGGGCAGACTCGTTCCGCGCATGGTttaccctcaaatctgccctgcaataaggcagatgGTAGCACGTTGAATCTATCGAGGGTAAATGACCACctgtatttaggtatttgtaattttgacaaataATTTGCTGGGGGAAATCCTCTCCCATTATCTTTTATTGCTGGGTGTTTATTCATCTTTGCTCCACTGCCAGCTAAGCCTGCCATGGGTCCATTAAGATAGAAGGGGGTGTGTGTTTTCAGGCCTGAAGCCATCCCTGCATAGATAGACCCCTGTTCCATTTTATTCAACCCAAACTttataaaacacttttttaaaaacagaatgttggacttacCGCTATAAGTACCTTTTCTGCAATGGATAGAGGGGGTCCTCGGTTGAGTTGTCCCTCAAGAGTACAAGTATCTCCTCCTCCACAGCAGAAAAATAttggaataatttatttatatatcccCAGGGCTACCACTCTGATAAAAAATCTAAACACACACATGCTGGGGAGATCATCCTCATGACCCAAATGTTTTGGCTCATAAGTCCACTCTCACCTTCACTGGAAACCTTTCCCCAACTCCAGTTCCAGATTAACCTCCCTAAATAATATTCAGATGTGACTCTATTAAGAATGCTACTCTGAAGCCGCCATGCCCATTTCTCCATGCTTCTCAGCTGCTTAATGTTAATGTAGCAGCCAGTGTCTCTCTGATAAGGTGCAGTTTGCTACTAACCATGGCAGGCAGGATTTCAAGAGGTGAATCTTATAGTCtaaaccagcctcatataactagTATGCAAGCTTAGCCTACGCCACTTCACCTCAGCTTAGAAAACCAAGCCTTTTGTTCTATTCAGTCTACATGTGAGTTTGGTGTGTGAGGAGCTCTGAGCTGCTCCTTCCAGCCACATGGCTTTAACCAGCCTATTTTGTTTCAGACAAGAATGAAGTCTGAAACTAATGTTTTCCTACACCAATAGTTTAGGAACTTTTACCATTTTGTAACCAAGCaacattttactgcctgtgcaactttttctgactgctgtatggaaaagcccATGAATCTGGCATTTGAAGAGTTTTGTAAGTAATCTATTTTATAGCTTACTAAACGTGTGGTCTACCTGCTAGAGAAGTGGAATACTTTGGAAAGAACCATTAAAAGTGGGATATGTTGGGATTCACTGGAAATggcacattttaaaggttttacagcCGTTATCTCTACACTTTCCTTTGTTGCATGTTTTGCtatgttaaatctctgctggggttctctcaccaaagggtACTTGCCCCCAAACTTTGGTATTGGCTTCCAGGATTTCCAACAAAACTTTTCCCATAACAGCAGCTCTTCCAGAACTTGAGGTGCCCTTACTGgtgtaaaatacaatataatcTTTACAGGTTTAATTTGTCAAttgcctcttctccttcctcagtAATGGCCATGAAATATCCCCATGTTCAGCTTCTTGGTGCATAACACATTAAATACAAAACATATCTCTCTGTTATTAAAAAGTgctattaattaaaaaaatatttagcatttagtatttataaaaaaaatactaaaatacattcATACTAACAATACTTCTGAATGTTGATTGATCATATTGCCTTCAAAGTGCTTATTCCTTAAAAAATATTCCTTACCATTAAATATTAAAGTCTCTGTCTGAGTTACAGCCTATGAGTTCTGGCCATCTTGAGTTAGAAAGATCAAATGCATCTGTAATTGGGTTTCATCCTAAGATTTGAAAAAGTTAAATGAAAAATTATTCCAGTTCTAAGAGACACATGCCCTGATCCCTTCTGCACTCAATTTTTCTATTACAGTTTTTACAAAAGCTTGTTGCTTTTCATAATAAGCAGCTTCATTCACAAAGGCTGGATATACTATCACGTCTCCTTCGTATGGGATTGTCTTTCCTTCAAGAGTTAAAAACATAGGGTCACCAGGGTTGAGAGGCTGCCAGTCTTGATCCTTGTGGGACAGGGGGAAAACAAGAAGATAAAAACACAgtatttttagttacaggtaggtagccgtgttggtctgagtcgaagcaaaataaaaaaattccttcagtagcaccttaaagaccaactaagttcatattttggtatgagctttcgtgtgcatgcacacttcttcagataatttcTTCAGTAATTTTTAATTAATGCCTATCTTGTTAGCCTTCATTTATACTGGGGCTAGAAACCTCTTGCCCATAGGCCGATCTTGGCCTGCCAAGGGGTATTTCCTGTTTGGTCACTTCCCCAAACCATGCTCAGCTGTCCAGCAGCTGATGTCACCCAGCTTAATTCCATGTTGGCTACACCTGCCAGTGAGCTGGCATGCTCATCTAATCTCTTCCTCATGAGCAGGATTGAAGTGTCCattcatcagctgatgagcaggggGTTCTGCTTGGTTCTGCTTTGTCAGTGTGGGGACTGCACTGGAGAAGTGGACTGCTCTTCCTACCCACAGGTCAACTGTGACTGATGGCATCATGATGTCAGATAGTCATCTGACAGGTGGGTGACCCTGGCAATCTGTCAAAGTTCAGATAAAGACCTGACTTGCCAGGCCAAAAGTGTTCCCCCACCCCGATATATATTCACATCTAGCAGGCAACCATAAACTATAGTTAACAGTGGAAAAGTAATGGATAAGGGAAttttcaggggtgggtgggtggagagaaagcCTGCAAGGCACTTGCTGTCTTTCAATGAGGATTATATCCAGAGCAAGCCCTACCAAGACTCACAGGCTCTCATGCTTGTTTCAAGTGAGCAAGATTTGTGCATGAAATGAATGTGAGACTCAAGAATCAGCCATATGGGAGCAGCAAGACAGCCACACACTCATTCCGTATGGAAGTGAATCATGGTCCTTTAGTGACTTTCCTGTTACCAAAGGGGAATTTGTACAACATTGCTGTTGTTCAAGGGCAGGGCAGCGGACTATATATCTGAAGAGAAATGGCATGTGTTTACCTGCAGGTTAGGGTGAATGACAGCCATGATctcattatttttctttcttggataATCTACTTTCTCCATTATTTTGTAAACTTCAATTGTACACCGAGGGAATTCTTTTCCTAGGGAAGAAAAAAGAGTAACGTCTCCAAGTAttatgtcaaacagctcttagtattttttaaaaagaaactgaatCTAATGAATCTTTTTATTGACAATGTTTGAAGTCATTAAGATGGTAGCTATCTGTATCTTGTTAATATCGTAATTAGATCTGATCACAGGAAAATGTTTTTCTATAGATCGTCTCACTTCAGAAGATTGGGTTACTGAAAGATGACCCAGTTATGCAGTGATGCATGAAAGCCCGATCTAAATTTTATCTGAACAGCGAAAATCAGGGACCTTAATCACAATATACAATGCATAAAATATATTCTGCAGATGATAGAATTTAGTAAAATGCTTCCTTTTGTCAGCATCTTATGAAGTTTAGTAATTATATTTCTCAGGTGCCATCAGCTCATACCTTCAGAGATAACAATAGTAGCTATTGTCAGTTGCTATTATTATAACTGTGAAgaaatttttcaaatgaaatatgTACTGTATAGTATTGTGGCATTGATGCTGTGTAGGTACACAATAAAAGCCTGCTATTTAGGCCCAGGTATATGGGAAAGGATGTGTGGGATTTAGTCTTCAGTACAGCTTTAAGAAGATTCTCTTGTTAAATAATCACTGTGAATTCAGGTGGTGAGTGTTAAAAGACTTGGAGTCAAAGAAAGTGTCACTGAGAACCATTTCACCAAAACTGCAGAACaacagttagggttgccagactcgatagaggacaggacttctgtgcttttaattgccctgctctcttttgagtctggaaaccttaaagagaaaccagcagaccctttgcttggaaattaaacaaagggtctgctggtttctctttaaggtttccagactaaaaagagagcagggcaattaaaggcacaggcgtcctgtcctctattgagtctggcaaccttaacTACAGTGCATATTTTTACAAAACAGCAAGGGTCAACCCCCACATCACCAAGTAGCCCAATTCGGGTTAGTCACATAATGCTGAGTATtacttggaaaagaaaaaaagggagtgGGATGGAGTGGAGTATGCTGGAAGAAGGcatggctggaatcctgaacagaagTGCTCCTGTTATGAGGGACACTGCAAAAATCTGTTGCAGGTCCCTCTTGTGATTGCTATTTCCCACCAGCACATTACTTGATGCTTGCTTAATACTGACAACTGCTATACCTGCATTGAACATTTGCACAAAGTCAAGGCCATGCTTGATGATCCTCCGCATTTTGTCCAAAATGTCAGCCCTGAGAACTCCTTGGGGCTGAGGACCCACTTCAATGCCTGCATAAGAAATGAAGGATATAtcagcttccccttcctctttagCACTATGTGACTGGCATTATATCCCCCCctatattttttgtttcaattacTGTATACATTCCCAGTTATTTAAAATTTTCCTTCATGCATTGCACACATTTTTTGTTTGTCCAAATGGGGAAAGCAGTTGCAcagtttagggacccaggtgctTGCCAAGCGTACCTCCATGCAGAGTCTGTTCCCCAGGATAGAAGCAACTATGGCTGTGACTGCTGTTGCTATACTGGGAGTGGTGGACAGAGGTCAGCATACAATTTCTATCCTCCAGGCAGAGCATATCCAGTTCTTTCCACCCTACTTCACAGGGCTTCTTTTCCATACCCGACCATATTCATTGCCCTCCTCTCAACGTATCCCACTATTGTCTTATATCTTTCTTGAAGTGTGGCACTAAGAATTTTGTCACCTCTGCACCCTACACTtacactcttataccactttaacagccatgcggggtcttgggaactgtggtttgctcaAGGTGTTGAGAACTGTGAAGCTACATGAAATCAGTATGCTTAGAaatctacagctcccaggaatTATTTTAGGTAAGCCACGAGTTTTAAAGTGCTACTTTAAAGAGTACTTTAATGCAGGGTGTGGTGTGGATACTTTGAGTTTGGCCCTTAGATGTGGTTGCCAAAAGCAGATGGGTGTTGCTGAAAACAACTAACTTGTACGACTCAATGAATCATAACTTACAGTAGGTACCAGCCTATCTGGGAACACAATTGCATATATTTCATCTCTGAGGACTGGGTAAAACTTATAATGTTCATATTTACCAACAGGATGTTTTGCTATAGACCGGGTCGTTGCATATTTCAGGTTGGGATGCTCAATGAggaaaacagggcagccttcTGGAGCCAAAGCATCCTGTGGAAAGTATTTGTTTAAATGTTGTACTTGTCCAAACATTAATGCTGAGCTAACAGAAGACCACTGGTGCAAAAGTTTGCTTATGCATTGTCTTCGACTGTTGTCTCATATTGAGCTGTCTTAAAATAAGTAGGCCATCTTTAGAAAAAGTACAAAGCAGTGTTTGTTAGTGGTCTTTCTCTTAGATCATGCAAAGTATGCTTCACTGAATTCTGTTTGGTGCTAATATAAGTGAACATGATTCCAGCATTAAATTATCTATGAGAGAAAATTAATGTAGCAGTGCTCAAGAGGACCAAGCATTAAGCTACCTTTGGGGCAGTTTCCCATCCCACATCCTTTCAATTCTGATTTAGGTTTTcttacaggaaaaacaacaaccaggataTTTGTAGCTTAGCTATATCGCATTCTTCACATACTGGCCCAGTTTGCACGTCACATTAAACTGTTGTTTTAAACAAGCAATGCTTTAATGCAAATGAGCAGTACGATTGAGCACACTGCTCAAACGTTCCTGCAGTGCTCTCCTCCACCATTCCTGCAGGGGAAGTGACATTTAAACGTCTTATGTgtattgaataaaaaaaaaaaacagagctcAGCTCTTCATCAAATCACCTTAAACCAGATCCATAAGGACTTTATGGTGTGTGATTTTAAATTAATTGTTACTTGTTCCACTCATCTGTCTTACTGATGTCAAGTTAACCCTTGTGAGtgttggggagaggagaggaatttgCTACAGAGAAACCACACACGCAGACACACCCTGCCATCTCCAAATGGTGCTGAGCTCAACAACCTGGCTCTTTGGTGCCAGAGTGAGCTACACAGTTCacacaaaagaacataagaaaagcctgctggatcagtccagtggtccatctagtccaccattctgttctcacagtggacaaccagatgcccactagaggaaacccacaagcaggattcgagcacaagagcactctcctctccttccagcaactggtattcagaagcattcctggctCTAGCTGTGGCACATGAAGGAAAATATTATGGCATTGACATGTTAAAGTagaagaaatgtgcactaaatgctgatgaatttctaTGCAGActttaataaaaatgcaaactgatatggaaatacggagaactgaacttaagagtggaaaaacgagaaactgaaattgactcaCTCATCCCTATTtacaaccaaatattaaaagcaaCAACTAACAGCAAAATTTAGTCAGCAGtatacagcaaaataaaatattttttagaatTCTTTTTTTCTGGTCAGTTAGCAATGCTCAGCCACACACACCTGTGCCCCTCCCTTGGCCCTAGAATGATGTAGAAGAGCCATTTCAGGAATTAAACAGTAGGCTGGCTGGCCACAGACTGGCTAACAATAGTTGTGATTCCAGTGGTGGAAGCAGACGCAAGTTATTGGGCTTGGAATATATTatggttccctcccccccatctTCACACTATGCCATATTAgagggagggctgtagctcagtagttgAGTGTCTGccttgtagagggttggactagttgaccaggcgcggtgctagggctttttgcgccctaagcaaaacactttctggcgccccccaggcacgtgcgtcatgacgcacgcacgcccCAGCGCGCCTGCGGAGCTTTGCatggggagtgggaggctgaggccgcctcaactgaacagctgagaggcgcagcgaggtggccccaggctcatgctccccctgcgcgcctccggagcttcacgcCCGGAGCGCAAGCTTtgggccacctcgccgcgcctctcagctgttcagttcaggcggccccaggctgccGCTCCCTGCGCAAAGCTCCGGAGACACGCAGGGATCGctgggagcacgagcctgggggcggggctgcctcctcccgcccttctgccgctgccgcttctctgccgctTCCCGCGCACCTCCAGAACTTCTCGCcaggagcgcgagcctggggccgcctcgcctgcctttcagctgttcagaggaggcggccccaggcccgcgctccccgcgcgcctccggatagCGGCCTGAGGCAGCACCGGCGGGTGGCGGTGGGCAGCAGGCGGcctggtcagcgccccctccattttggcgccctaggccgtggcctagttcgccttaatggaagcGCCGGGGCTGTAGTTGACCCtcagagtcctttccaactctacaagtctatgattctaagtccctggctcaatccccagcatctccaggtagggccccctgaaaccctggaaagccactgcctgtcagagtagacaatactgagcaagatggaccaatggtatgactcagtataaggcaacttcctatgtccctatgatCTCT contains:
- the ASPA gene encoding aspartoacylase, coding for MNSCPVIAREGPVRRVAIFGGTHGNELSGVFLVKHWQDDGTEIQRPGLEVQPFITNPRAVEKCCRYIDCDLNRVFDPKRLGEQLADNTPYEVRRAQEINYIFGPKGSQGAYDLIFDLHNTTANMGGTIILENSRDDFTIQMCRYIKDALAPEGCPVFLIEHPNLKYATTRSIAKHPVGIEVGPQPQGVLRADILDKMRRIIKHGLDFVQMFNAGKEFPRCTIEVYKIMEKVDYPRKKNNEIMAVIHPNLQDQDWQPLNPGDPMFLTLEGKTIPYEGDVIVYPAFVNEAAYYEKQQAFVKTVIEKLSAEGIRACVS